ACTCGTAGTTCAGGCCTTGATTCTTGCTCTTTTGTACAGGCTGACAATGGCTCCGGTGATATCGGTACGCATAAAGGAGCCTCTAACGATGACTCACGGATAAGGGGCAAGATTGGGCATAAGTTCGTCGTCTTCACGCTTTAACTCAGTGTAGGATCAGGCTAATTACTCGACCGGACAATGCTCTAGAAAGAGATTTGACGTATATATAAAGGGTACCTCAGCTAACACTTACTGTCCACTATCATCCCCATTCCACATTTACAACTTCAATAAATCACAACTCCCCCTACATAAACTACTCAGTCAActataaatcataaaaagCCCATCATGTCCTCAcaatctaataaaggtaaagctcCATCTACTAAAAATACTAGAGCTGGTCCTTCCACTGGAACTTCTCAACAATCTACTCAAAGACAAAGTTTCAGACAAAGAGCATTAAACAGAGGTGATTCCCTCTATTTTAGCGATGGATCATCTTGTCCTGAAGACCAAGGTAACGAGACCAGTCCTTGTCATTCTGAGTCGGATGATGAAGGGGAGATTCCAATCGTAGATGGAACCAGAAAACATGAGATTCATATTGCTAAAAGAAAAACCCAAACTGGTTCAAATCCATCAATAATCAGTGGTGTTCAAACTAATTTCGGAAGACAAATGGGTTTCTCAGACGAAGCTTCACAATCCTTACTACAAAGTGGTAATTTCGCTAGACGTAAAAGAGCAGAAGCTAAACAAAAGAAGGCTGATGctgaaaaattgaaagatatgaCCAGAAAAAGTAAAGGTGCTACAGGATATCATTCCGGACCAGGTACCGATTTTGAGGAGAATTCTGGAGATGAGACTACGTTCGAGGAGGATGAGGCATGATGAGTCGGATCTTCCTTATTAAATTGATAATTACCAGGAGGATTGATTCGCTTTCAATTGCTATTTCAGCCCCACGCTCCCTTGTCTGTCACAGTATATGGATATTTTATGCATTGTTTGACCTCTTGCGATTATGATCGTCCAAATGCATTATATTCCTGTCACAAATTAGATGGAGTGACAGTAAAAGGGGTCAGGGGTCATGCCACATTTTTGCTGTTTACGATGACTTCATATCTCGGAAACATTAGTCGACGCGTCTGGACGatcgaaattgatgatttcacTAACCTTATGTCCATCTATCTATTAGATTGACTTTGTCAAATTGTCTGTCTCTGATATCTACTTAAACTCGATTTAAGAGCTGTCTGTATTTATTTATTTCATGCTTTACAGGGTACATCTTCTTGGCCGGCAATTACAACAATTATCCATTCATCCTCGCAATTTTCATCCTCTCACCAATCCATTCAAAATGCCCCCTCGTCGGTCTACAGCTTCCAAAGCAGCGCCAAAACGGGAGCGTACAACATCATCTCCATTATCTGATGTACCAGTAACGAAGCCCAAGCCATCTTCAAAGGCTAAAGGTAAAGCCAATGGGTCAGAAACCAAAGTCGCCGTCAAGCCTAAAACAGCATTAGCAGATGATGTTAAAGCAGGAGATGAAAAATTAACGGAAGAGCCACCGAAAAAGAAGGCTAAGGTTGCTAAAGGGAAACAATGGCCTCCAGCAGAACTATCACCTGATTTACATCCACCTAGAAATGGCTATCCCATTTTCGAACTACCTGAGAGCTCGTCAGCTAAGAACGGTGCTTTAACCCCTACAACAAAAGAGAACAGACCAATGCTACTAGGTGCTCATGTTTCAATTGCAGGTGGACCGGCAACAGCTTTATTGAGAGCAGGTATGGCAGGTGCAAATGGTTTAGCTATGTTTACAAAAAGTCAAAGGCAGTGGAAAAGTAACCCATTCGAACATGAAGCTATAGAGAGATTTAGGGATTTGATGAAGAGCAAAGAGGAAGGAGGTAAGTTTGTCACACAAAATGTGAAACAAGAGCACATTGACTGAACCGTTATTTATAGGTTTAGGATATCCTCCTGAGAGTATCTTGGTGCATGGTAGTTATTTGATCAATCTTGGGTAAGTCGGGTGTATGTGATCACCTGAGAAGCTAGCTAACCCAATCGTTCACATAGAAATCCAGACGAGTAAGCTTTATTGTCCTGCTTTTATTGTGCTATGCATGACTAATCGGATACTTTAGGAACAAGTGGAATACTTCGTATGATTGCTTTAAAGACGATATATATAGATGTCATCAGCTAGGTATCAAATTGTACAACTGGCAGTAGGTCTGATTTAGTTTATCTGCAAAAATGGGATTGCTAATTAGTCCCTTGTAGTCCAGGATCTACCGTAGGAGCATGcacaaaagaagaaagtttcGCTCTTATAGCAAAAGCCATAAATAGGGTACACAAAGAAGTCCCAGAGGTAGTAACCGTCATTGAGAATATGGTGAGTCAGGCTTGAAAATTTATTGACAGTCATACTCATATGTGATGAAAAGGCAAACGCAGGTTCAAATATCGTTGGAACAGCATTCCCAGAATTAACAGCTATCATCGCACAGGTAGAAGACAAATCAAGAGTCAGAGTATGTTTGGATACATGCCATCTCTTCGCAGCTGGATACGATTTAAGGACACCAGAAGCATATGCAGAAACAATGAAGAAGttcgatgaagaagtaggGAATGGGTATTTAGGCGGAATACATTTGAACGATTCTAAAGCGGATTTGGCAGGAAACAAGGATTTACATGAGAACATTGGGCTGTACGTATTATGGTTTTTGGGGATCTCATGTCGCAACGTGAAGCTGATAATCATGCTGTTTCATTTATAGTGGAAAAATCGGTTTAACAGGATTTAGATGTTTAATGAGAGATCCAGTGATGTCAGGTATACCAATAGTCCTTGAAACCCCTGCACCTGAGAAAGCATTAGAAGTAGGTGATTTGGCTATATGGATGagggaaatcaaattattgTATGAAATTCAAGGTATCAATGATCAAGATTGGGAAACgaaaaaagatgaaattgaagaaagatggagaaaggaaagagatAGTATAAATCCACCTAAGGAGAAAGGCCCAAAGGGAAAGGCTAAACCTGCgccaaaaggtaaaaagaaaggcaagaaagaagatagtgaggaggaggatgatTAGATAACCAAACGTTGTATGACGGTAAGCATTTCACAATATATCAGTCCTGGGCAAATAACTGCTCGGGAGCTATAACTGactctcttcttcatattAGTCTAACTTATGCAGTTATATTTCAAATGGTTTCCGTCAATTTGATTAATCTATCCTGAACTGACACGTTTGTCgcaaattcaaaaaaaaagctgaaatgatCCTTTCACAAGATTTTCTGCAGCACAATTCGCTTCCTATCCGCTTGGCTTTCGTCGCAGCCGAATAAGCAATCGTCATTGTTTGCAATGTATACATAGAAAGGTTGGAACTACAATCTTTCCACTGCTTGTGCAGCCTATCATCCATACCGCATTATCTACATTCGACTCACCCTCGATAGCAGGTAGTTACTGATTGTAATCAACACCGAAAGGAAGGTATTCATAGAAATTCACATGGGTGAAACATTATGACAAATTATAGTAAACCCCGCCAAGTTGAAAAATGACTGATAGCGTGGATATAAACGAGAATTCTGGGATATTCACAGCCTCTTTCCTTGTCATGAAGGGATTCTTAGAAAATACTTCTTGTCTTGGCTGCTAGCCGTCTTTTCATGCTAAAACTTCGGAAGAATGTGCTCAAAAAGGATATACCAAAACCAATTGCGATTTCGTGAGAATTCTTTGGTCCTTAGGATATATCGGAGTCAGAACTGGAGGTGAGGAAGCACCACTTTTTTGGCTATAGCTGTCAACACCCCTTCAAACTAAACGTATATATAGCATTTAAATCATTCAGTCGATATATTTAGGGAGGCGATAAATCTATCCAATCAATATTCTACTTTAACAGCTTCGCTTTACCAAACCATTAAAAATTAGTCTCAACCAAAAAATGGATTCTTCTGATACTCTTGTCTCACCAACTTCGCCTTTGGCAAGGTCAAACACAGCGGACAGCATGGCTTCTTCTTGTAAGTCCTGTAATCTAAATGTTTACCGAGTACTGAATGTTCTTCCCGAATGTACAGCCACAGACGGTACCTATATTGACCCCAAGTGGGATACTGTCTCCATTCCGATGGTCACTGGTGTACTGAGACCTGCTGATGGGTCTTCAGAAAAACCAAGAAGGGTGTTGGTCTATGCTGGTGAGTTTCAATACAACCAACTGTCAACAACCTGATGATTGACAACTTTGCTTTTCGATAAACTCGCTTTCCATAGGATTACCTAGTAATCCACATCCGAGGAGAAAATACGACCGACTCATGTTCTTGACATCCAGAAATACGGACGATACTTCTGATCCAAACATCgaagaaaacttaccatcactAAGTCGTAGAGATCCAAAACCGGAAAAAGCACATTTGATCCCGAAACCTCGATATTTCCCACCTGCTTACGGAAATAAAGCTTATAAACGTGACCTTGGATTGACTTATACTACTGTCGCCATTACCAAGGAAGGAACCGACAAGTCCGATccaacctttaccttcaccgaCTTTACCACAAAATTTCCACATTATTGTACGCTCAGTTTCAACCGATACGTGCAGCAAGCAGGAGACAGATATACGTATAAAGGGTACATAGAACCAGAAGACGATATCAATGCAATCAACCCACTAGGCCGTAGAGGTGAAGCAAAAGCACAGATTGAACAAATGTTTCGGCTGGCTCCTACATCATTCGCAGTGTGAGTATTTGATACAATTATTTGTCCTCATATCAgtatgaatttgattcctTGCCATTGGGTTATGATCCAGTACATGACCCTTGGCTGACTGAGTTTCATGAACTTGCATGCTGACGATCCACCTCCTCAGAGGCAATGACGCATACGCATGGGATCCGCGTGTATCTGAATATGTTTGGATGCCTAGTAAAGATGACCAGAACCACCTCGCTAAACAGGTCTTACCAATCATTAGTCACAAAGAGTATATTGGCCCTatcaataattcttctacATTCGTGGAAACCTCTAACGAAGAAAACGAGCCTGAGGAGGAACGAGTTGCACGACGTAGAAAAGCCATGATTAGCAAGTTTGGAGAGCTAGGTTTTTCTGACAAGACatcaaggtcaaaatcaacctcCGTCCCTCAGTCAGACACGCATGTCGGCAAATCATGGCCCCCAGAACGAAACGTAAATACATTGTTCCCTTATGAGCCTTGTGCAACATCAGTCCTTGATTCCAGACCAGAGTTGAAGCCTGAATTAGAACATGGTAACGAAACTGAATATTTAACTGGCGTTTCAAAAGATCATGGTGAACCACATGGTTTCTTACCTCATGAGACCGCCCCCTTTAGAAGACCTTTAGATAGACTAAAAGTCGTTCCAGGATCATCTGATGGATCGATTGAAGCTTCATTAAAAATTTTAACAGACGAAGAATGGAAAGCAGAACTCGACGCAGAACAAAAAAGTGTACAATCAGCAACCGAGTCCACTGCAAAAACATTCTTCCATACAGATTTTTCTCaattatcacctgaacaagtGAAATATTGTTTGACAATAAATGATCGTGAAGAGATTTGGGTCCCTCTTAGCAAATTTCCAATTGctgatgaacaagatggaGTTATTGAAGATCAATTTGACGAAGATGGATTTTTCATACCAAGACTAAAATCcaatccttcaccttcaggcattagaggtaaaggtaaaaaaccaatAAGGAGTCCTGAAAGTATGCATAGTTTCCAAGGTAAACCAAGGTCCAAAGAATCTAACAACCAGGTTAGGGATAAGGATCataaacaatcaagatctgaagaagagaCTATCAAAAGGATTTCGGAAGCTACAAGACCAACTATCGGTAGAACGTATTCAGATGCTTCTATGAAATCTCTGTTTTAAGAGGAATCATTTGGCGAAGTACTCATTGATACCCAGACGATAGAACCACAACGCAATGTATCGCTCTGAGGCAGAAAGCGGAGATTGATTGAAACAAAATTGAAAACGCATGGGTTGTGGGACGTATGAATTTCGAATTATCTGTATATAAATTCTGAAATGCATTTGACGTTTGACGATGATTTGTGATTGCAAGAGCGGCACTATTCAAATGTATTTTCAATTACTCATCCAGATCTGCAATATTTGTGATTACGACTCGATGCAATACCGTGCATGTGCAAAGATAACAGAGCAGGCAAAGATGCGTTCTTGTAGGTAGCCATCATAAGATGTGTTCCACAAGAAAGTATAAGTGTAATGTATACATTGTGCAAATCAACGATGCAAACTAGACGACTCATCTGTTGGTCGTAATCCGATCACTCGTCATTGAGAAAGCGGGGTCAAGAATCCATATAACCGCGTGTTTACATACTGTACATGCGCGATGCTTTGTTAAATATAGCACATCCTTCGATTGAGCTTCGATTTCAAATTACCAATGACATTTCGCATTCTATCAGTCTTCAAGACAGACGGGCTACTTTTATTCGCTAACGAGGATTTTCGGCCTTGTGTCGTCTCATCCCCATTGGTACCGACTTCTGATTGTGTTCTGGGTTCATCTTGTCGCCAAATAGCGAAAGATGGAGAACCTGATCCAATATAAGGCTGTGCTACGCTTcttatatctatatatttCGATGacttgtcatcatcatcatagatCTCCCTTTCAGTGATTTCGGTCCTCGGGCCGCTAAGATATTCCTCTTCATAATTTGGTAGGGAATCTTGAGAAGCCGACGCTAAAAGGTCATCTCGTGTTATAGCAGAAGTTCTATCGCTCTGGTTTGTTTGTGCGCCTGTGTTCATGCTGGATATCGACGAGACTGGGCATTTGCGTGTTTGCTAATTGATTATGGTACAGAGAGCGAAGCGAAAATAAAAGCGATTCGGGTTGAACGTCAATGTGAACATGTAATATATACAAGACGCGGTCGTACAACGTTATCTGTCCTTCTGAATTGGTGGAAGATATGGGTCGACAAATGTGAAGGAAGCTCTTCTTGAGGGTTTCACTGTATAGGTGAAATTCAATCATGAAAGGTCGTGATACACTCACACCAATCGAAATATTCCACCTTTGTCTCGACAACCCTTATACTTACGGGTTGTTTCCTATGACGCCACGTCCCACGTCCCACATATTTGtttgaatttatcaatttgacaCACACGTTTATTATTGTGAGTGAATGATCACCATACAATGCCTAAAGAGATTGCGGTAGACCGAAAAGAGAGAGATAGATAAAGTATGTTGCTAAGTAGTTAGCTGAAACGAACAAAAgtggaccacctccaccgAGCGATTCAAGCATCTATGCATATTTCTCGTCGGAAATACGGCGTTTTGATAAGCCATCGACATTTTGACGAAAAGTGGCGAAAGTATACCAAAAAAGTGAGATGACCCTGAAATTATACGAGTGTTGGATTTTTCGATTATTACACTGTACACTGTACGGTGATACCCATTGTCCCATTATACATCCTCTCAATGCTACCATACTGAGTGTTTCCACAATCAGGAATTCCACCACACGACATTCTGCAAAACCTCTAATTCTATCTATCTTATAGATACTTTTAAGTCTCTCATCCCAAAAAATCAACCTTTagatctttcatcatcatcaattaaaaatGGCTGAGCCTCTCGTATTCAAGGGTACCCTCGCCGGTCACTCCGGCTGGATCACAGCTATCGCTACTTCAAGCGAAAACCCAGACATGATCTTGACCGCTTCAAGGGGTGGGTTATTTTAGTTCTTCTAGGTCGCAAAACAAAGACAATATGGATCCAGGATCAtaggagaaaagaagagaagagaagtGCTGACGattctttgttctttctATCCTTTTACCGCTCAACTTGATATCATTTCAACAACTGAAATCACTATAAATCATAAATAGACAAGACAATCATTGTTTGGCAATTAACAAGAGATGATGGATCTTTTGGTTTCCCAAAAAAAATCCTCCACGGTCACAACCACTTCGTATCTGATGTAGTCATCTCATCAGATGGTCAATTcgctctttcttcatcatggGATCACACCCTTAGATTATGGGACTTGAACACTGGTTTAACCACCAGAAAATTCGTTGGACACACTGGTGATGTTCTTTCGTGAGTTTATTCATATCTCATAAGTGGAGAATCAGATATGTAGTATTTGGGAGGGGTTGAGATCACATAGGGCATGGGCAAAATTTGCATCTCAATATGGTTGTCACAAAATTGGAAGGGTAATAGTTGAAGTAGAACCATATGCGAATAATAAGGATAGAATATCGTTATAGGTGGAAAATCAGTTGAACCTGTTGTGCTAATCTGATTCAATCATTATTACAGCGTTTCTTTCTCCGCCGACAACCGACAAATCGTTTCAGCTTCCCGAGACCGAACCATCAAACTCTGGAACACCCTTGGTGAATGTAAATTCAACATCACCGAAGACGGTCACTCCGAATGGGTTTCATGTGTACGATTCTCCCCTAACCCAGTCATCCCAGTCATCGTATCAGCCGGTTGGGACAAAACCgttaaagtgagtttggCATTATATCTTTCTCCTATCTTCCATTTAAAATCGTATTTTCTTCAAAACCATCGACATGATGCGATCTATATATTTGCTACTTCAGAGGGGTGAAACAGACCCGATGAGACAATCTTTTCCACCAAGATCTCTGATCACTCTATTAATTTACATTATTGTTTTGCAAAACTCATCTTGGTCACTGAGTGGcaataatgctaattcaatttcactaTTATAATAGGTTTGGGAACTTTCTAAATGTAAACTCAAGACCAACCACTACGGTCACACCGGTTACATCAACACCCTTGCCGTTTCACCAGATGGTTCTCTTTCtgcttcaggtggtaaagatggtatcACCATGCTTTGGGACTTGAACGATGGTAAACACCTTTACTCCCTCGATGCCGGAGATGTCGTCAACGCTCTTGTTTTCTCACCAAACCGATACTGGCTCTGTGCTGCTACTtcctcatcaatcaaaatcttcGATCTCGAATCCAAGTGAGTATCAATCATTCTCCCTCTGTCCAAAAAACTCTACTGATAATTGCCATCTTACTTGTTCAGATCAATCGTCGATGACCTCAGACCAGACTTCGACGGTCTTTCCGACAAAGCACGAAAACCTGAATGTACCTCCCTCGCTTGGTCAGCTGATGGTCAAACTCTTTTCGCTGGTTTCTCTGATAACCTCGTTAGAGTTTGGGTTGTTGTCGTATAGATGGTAAATTAACTTTTGAATAAAAAATGTTAATTGTGGGATAGGGTTTCAAGGAAGAGTGttatatataaaatacaTCTATATTCACTTTTATTGCATGCAGATGATCACTGGAAATCTCATTATTCATCTACGACGTATTCAAATATTCTGTATCCCAATATGATTGCAGATCTATTATCAGAGCCAGTCAggatatgtatatgatgagTGTTACTGGTTATTATCACCTAGTTGAGGCAATGAGGCCTAATCCGCTCACCTGCAATATATATCGCTAGAATGCTACTCAGTTGTGTAATTTGATGTGCATGAACATTAATGGATATAGTATGAGGGGTATATGTGGATAAGTACAGATGACTTGTCCTTTGCTTCCTGTGCTCTTCCGACATGCGAAAGATGTATTCGTAATCCTACTACCACCCGGCCGCTTGACTCGGCCCAATTTCCTTATCTAATGAACGATTTGTCCGATCTACAATGGAGAATGTTTGAATATAACAATTTTTAACTTGACAGACCATACTGGACTACAGATCATATTCGTCTGAATCCGAATCATCCCGTTTACGTTGAATCTATATATCGGAAGATGCATCGTTAGTTCAACATTATCAGCACTGTGATAACGAGCTAAAATCGTACTGACCGTTATACCACCGCCAAGTGATTTTGTTCTTCCGCCAGCAGACACAGCAGGTGTTGAAGATTTACTAGAAGGTGGATTCGACACCTAAAATGCGCAAAATGAATTACCCGAAAATAAGTAATTGTTCTTACCGCATACATCTCATGCAGGGGATTGAGGAACGTGACAGGATACTTACTTGCTCCAATAGTCCTTTCAAAGCTTCATCGGTAACTTGACCCCTAAtttgaccttgttgaccCATTCTAACCAATAAATCTTCGACTTGAGCAGCTAATTGAGGCCTTGTAAGGGATATTCGCGATACTTTgaacatatacatatattcatATCAGTCAAAAGGTTTCGAGGCACTCATTCAGACGCTAACATAGTAAGGTGGTATGATAAGATAAACTCACATCTTTCTCTGGCTGAAGGTTCTAGCATGGCAGCAATCATATTCCTTTTCATCTCTTCACCTTGTCTCTGTCTAGCTTCAGCtgcttctctttcttcaggaGAAGGTCCACCGTTACTTCCTCCTCCTGGACCACCTGGTCCACTTGCTGGTTTGAATCCTTGAGGTAGTTGGAATCCTGACATTGTCCTTAAGATACTTGCGAGATGTGTCAGTTTTTCTTCTGGGAAATTTTCGAGATATTCTGATTTTAGAGGAAtgttttcttctgattctcAGCTGAAACATCAACTAAAAACCCAGAGAAATGCCAATATAACTTTATAATGATACAAGAAACGTCGCACGCGGACAGCGCATGGTCACCACGATGAGACAGACGGACATCACCGATTGAAAAGGTCACGGTTAATTCGAATCGATGATGAACCGTATATGTCCACAAAGCAAGACTAGAATGTCGAAGaacatcatcttgatcttcttcacctcctctCCTATTTTATCAACTGTAACATCGATATATCCTGCTTGTTAGATCAGTATATAAGTCACCCCTCAACTCATTCTGATAGCATTTCAAGCTACGACTCACAACCTCTTTTCCCATATTTCAACACAGTTTCCATAAATCCTGATCATGTCAGCTCAACCTTCCtccacttcaacttcagctccAGCTATCATCCCTGGAGCGGCATTACCTACTTCATCAAAGCCCAAAcgaaacaagaagaaactTTCTGCTAAGGCGAATGATGTGATAGCTACTCCTGAAGCCGAGGCACATGGTGCCACGACAGCACCAGCTGCAGAAGAACCAGCAATTACAGGAAACGACATTAATAGAGGAAGCAGGGAGAAAGGTCctgttgaagaagtaatCACCAAGAGAATTCGCCAATTAGGAAAGAAAATTGTAAGCCATCACCTTATATCTGAGCAACAAGGAAAACAGATTTGAAGACGTGTAACTTACCGGCTACGGTGTATCTCGAGCCATTGGAATGCTAAGCTAACGATATGACATCCATACAGCAACGATTCAAAGGTTATGTCTCGCAGCCTCATGATAGTCTTAATGCAGATCAAAAGTCTGCTATAAATAGTTTACCAACATTGGAAAGTATATATAAGGAATTGGAAGATTTGGCTAAACAAGTCGAAGTACGTTCCGAATTCTGCCTCCTTTGTCGTAATTGCTCTCCATTGCGGGGAATATACAAAAGTGGGATTGAAGCTGACTTGATATTCCGTTCGCAGCCAGTCGAGTTGGAGCAAGCTGGAAAGATTAGAGAGCTaaaagaacaagctaaacaGGAAGCTGAGGGTACTGTAGCGGGAAAAGTATCCGAATTCCAAGTGAGTATAGGCCATTAACGTTTTGATCTTTTGGGATCACCTTTCCCTGTCGGGGAACGGAACAGAGACCCCTCAAGAGTCGCTTACGATACAACCGCTCATTTGGAATCGACTGTTTC
This is a stretch of genomic DNA from Kwoniella dendrophila CBS 6074 chromosome 3, complete sequence. It encodes these proteins:
- a CDS encoding guanine nucleotide-binding protein subunit beta-like protein is translated as MAEPLVFKGTLAGHSGWITAIATSSENPDMILTASRDKTIIVWQLTRDDGSFGFPKKILHGHNHFVSDVVISSDGQFALSSSWDHTLRLWDLNTGLTTRKFVGHTGDVLSVSFSADNRQIVSASRDRTIKLWNTLGECKFNITEDGHSEWVSCVRFSPNPVIPVIVSAGWDKTVKVWELSKCKLKTNHYGHTGYINTLAVSPDGSLSASGGKDGITMLWDLNDGKHLYSLDAGDVVNALVFSPNRYWLCAATSSSIKIFDLESKSIVDDLRPDFDGLSDKARKPECTSLAWSADGQTLFAGFSDNLVRVWVVVV